The proteins below come from a single Zea mays cultivar B73 chromosome 8, Zm-B73-REFERENCE-NAM-5.0, whole genome shotgun sequence genomic window:
- the LOC103634880 gene encoding uncharacterized protein codes for MESSGGDKPTATDATESVVGLDGEETLSERESVGARHGPALSNGGGKEAPSSSSSAGNKRKHGILGSNQMELNEPGMPSSSSGDSTWSLDSLDDRHQISLLRSKNEHSEHSVTSAGVTVIRQPRGVLRLRKRDQNVSTESWTGGHNIPQANGVPRSSQLLRRNKKGKSTVFEQNRIGGDEPVSCLRTENGTCDQDTGSKFCSETEFSAEKLSHLSGEAPKAVHVDKGGCDHVKDDDGVSLEENAAMMLCSLSDNICAGSPRKGMKSSDTSSKRCIPQHSNHFKSSNKKIKDVPSPARLLRKRDGKVPFRKRRPRRHFYEVSPSDVDPFCIVKERIRVFWPLDETWYFGLVKEYNPDTRLHHVRYDDKDEEWINLQNERIKLLFLPAEARNRSKCTNSRSVFDLKHEQGDREDMDGSEGNTESSESGPIGSWLARSNQAKSAALCNISKQDHSHSNIVPISFDQKQCRGSDAKESNDYIPCDSFGNGSAKVLKDRTTPEDRRFRFVYSRKRFCRKTNGFLSISEQHSNCQIRARFAMVLAACPGMESSSATGASVTYVIPALSLPLKPVYKLLCEACCVSFSNTFFLHCGTMVALWPVVHLDILFDNALGLKHFLLDTCLISAVSLLCLLAGSFKQCSRQRTTKEARIPCTSIRFQISGGHGRSEVVFMLFNFVGVEKSKWEHLQGKLQYHCSKSELSKDSTKCTGRRALSSMDLFSKGFDVQDFLPESNYSDREPIICCLDEHCRFTQSVLDMTTAPSLLPWHHKKMLTESNLTNGSQQSMSCTLDEDQQQLVTEHASDTVFHAPPQVCSLNLGSSPDSPLDMASASCANPSSSASRESNIAERNVSTECNGSSIGDANIIHRKCEDQNGPCAGPDKSFSSNLSVICSSQKSAESRLSINIDKANDKPLDNDEKEKQPISNLVQELNEHPIGCVTPTAPRTTSHRNRFTSISRAFGDGSKLLPEDHVLTGFAGGSKKPRSQVSYSVSPKSEELGIKNKGHFRKIQSHVSAKINDAKKLPDSSRSGHSSPESLTCVANVLVTVGDRGWREYDTQITMDSDGQSERRICVKLAEGTKYAHKVCQVLQPGATNRYTHAMMWKGGAEWCLEFPDRSQWLIFKQMHDECYSHNIRAASVRNIPIPGVHLVEIHDDNDVVSFVQSEAYLVHIGTDVEIALDQSRVLYDMDSDDEEWISSWRKSLVRDNTTTLQFAEDLFERVMDKLEKFAYSHNCNGLSIDQMKELETDDVPLHTIEVIHAYWQDKRQKRGMPLIRHFQSAMWKIYEQQLHEWESKVCRMQSSSNGYQEKKLPPKPALFAFCLRPRGLHVPYKGPKQRSHKKLMSTGCHSFSREHDGFYRQVSGRRYNECTGDGRISESYDTGSLYSPTGYSPRFSTRTDSPRAFESSERSSTPRFSRNNSSTKRSAALAFSDDHQPSPSCRPQRAKRSAHDHWNAAIHDWQNSKHLFPGSSRVDVEELKLRDAAGAAQHAAAMARLKREKAHCLMQKADLALHRATVALMIADAIKSSGRDTTRDGRRDSRNEER; via the exons ATGGAATCCAGTGGCGGTGATAAACCCACTGCAACAGATGCTACCGAATCAGTGGTGGGTTTAGATGGCGAGGAGACTTTGTCTGAGAGGGAATCTGTTGGAGCAAGACATGGCCCTGCCTTGTCTAATGGGGGTGGAAAGGAGGCTCCTTCGAGCAGTTCATCTGCAGGGAATAAGAGGAAGCACGGCATCTTGGGTTCTAATCAAATGGAACTCAATGAACCAGGGATGCCAAGTTCCAGCTCAGGTGATTCCACATGGAGTTTAGATAGTCTGGATGACCGTCACCAGATCTCATTGTTGAGAAGTAAGAATGAACACTCTGAACATTCAGTTACTTCAGCTGGAGTTACAGTGATCAGGCAGCCTCGTGGCGTCTTGAGGTTAAGGAAGCGGGATCAGAATGTCAGTACTGAGAGTTGGACTGGTGGTCATAATATTCCACAAGCTAATGGAGTTCCTAGGTCTTCCCAACTCCTGAGGCGGAACAAGAAGGGGAAATCAACTGTGTTCGAGCAGAATAGAATTGGTGGTGATGAACCTGTCAGTTGCTTGAGAACTGAGAATGGTACTTGTGATCAGGATACCGGCTCCAAGTTCTGTTCTGAAACTGAGTTCTCAGCTGAAAAGCTGTCACATCTTTCAGGTGAAGCCCCAAAAGCTGTTCATGTTGACAAGGGTGGGTGTGACCATGTCAAAGATGATGATGGTGTTAGTCTGGAAGAAAATGCTGCTATGATGCTTTGTTCTTTATCAGATAACATATGTGCTGGATCACCAAGGAAGGGAATGAAATCATCTGATACGTCATCAAAGAGATGTATTCCTCAGCATTCAAATCATTTTAAGAGTTCAAACAAAAAAATCAAGGATGTACCTAGTCCTGCTAGATTGCTGCGGAAGCGTGATGGTAAAGTTCCATTCAGGAAGCGTCGTCCGCGTCGGCATTTTTATGAAGTTAGCCCTAGCGACGTGGATCCATTTTGCATTGTAAAAGAGAGGATCAGAGTTTTTTGGCCTCTTGATGAGACTTGGTACTTTGGCTTGGTCAAGGAATATAATCCGGACACAAGGTTACATCATGTCAGGTATGATGATAAAGATGAAGAATGGATCAATCTTCAAAATGAGAGGATTAAACTCCTGTTCTTACCAGCGGAAGCTCGCAATAGATCTAAATGCACCAACTCAAGGTCAGTGTTTGACCTGAAGCATGAACAGGGTGACAGAGAAGACATGGATGGAAGCGAAGGCAATACAGAAAGTTCTGAGTCAGGTCCCATTGGCTCATGGTTAGCTCGATCAAACCAAGCAAAATCTGCTGCACTTTGTAACATCAGCAAGCAAGATCACAGTCATTCCAATATTGTTCCAATTTCATTTGACCAAAAGCAGTGCCGTGGTTCTGATGCTAAGGAGTCTAATGATTATATACCATGTGATTCATTTGGAAATGGGAGTGCAAAAGTTCTCAAGGATAGAACCACACCTGAGGACAGGAGGTTTCGCTTTGTTTATTCTAGGAAACGGTTTTGCAGAAAAACGAATGGTTTTCTTAGCATTTCCGAACAGCATTCTAATTGTCAGATAAGAGCAAGATTTGCTATGGTTCTTGCTGCATGTCCTGGTATGGAATCTAGTTCTGCAACTGGTGCTTCAGTCACATATGTCATACCTGCATTGAGCCTCCCACTGAAACCTGTTTACAAGTTGCTTTGTGAAGCCTGTTGTGTTTCGTTTTCCAATACCTTCTTTCTCCATTGTGGTACAATGGTTGCTTTATGGCCTGTTGTACATCTGGACATACTTTTTGATAATGCTTTAGGCTTGAAACATTTTCTTCTCGACACATGCTTGATATCGGCAGTATCACTTCTCTGTTTACTTGCTGGAAGCTTCAAGCAGTGTTCTAGGCAGAGAACTACCAAGGAAGCTAGAATACCTTGTACTTCGATCAGATTTCAGATATCTGGTGGGCATGGTAGAAGCGAAGTAGTATTTATGTTATTCAACTTTGTTGGTGTAGAGAAATCGAAATGGGAACACCTTCAAGGAAAGCTTCAATATCACTGTTCTAAATCGGAGTTGTCTAAAGATTCCACAAAATGTACTGGTCGAAGAGCCCTTTCTTCAATGGATCTCTTCTCCAAG GGTTTTGATGTTCAGGACTTTCTTCCAGAGTCTAATTATTCAGATCGCGAACCTATCATTTGTTGTTTGGATGAACATTGTAGATTTACTCAAAGTGTTCTGGACATGACAACTGCACCTTCACTACTGCCTTGGCACCATAAAAAAATGTTAACAGAAAGCAATTTGACTAATGGTTCTCAGCAATCCATGTCATGTACTTTGGATGAGGATCAGCAGCAGTTGGTAACAGAACATGCATCTGACACAGTTTTTCATGCTCCACCTCAAGTTTGTTCACTTAATCTCGGTTCATCACCTGATAGTCCATTGGATATGGCTTCTGCTAGTTGTGCAAATCCATCTAGCTCTGCTAGTAGGGAATCCAATATTGCTGAAAGGAATGTAAGCACAGAATGTAATGGCAGCAGTATTGGTGATGCAAATATAATTCACAGGAAGTGTGAAGATCAAAATGGGCCTTGTGCTGGTCCTGACAAGTCATTTTCCTCCAACCTTAGTGTTATTTGCTCTTCACAGAAGTCTGCAGAGAGTCGTCTTTCCATAAATATTGACAAAGCAAATGATAAACCTCTTGACAAcgatgaaaaagaaaagcaacctATATCTAACTTGGTTCAGGAATTGAATGAACATCCAATTGGCTGTGTTACACCTACTGCCCCTAGAACTACTTCCCATAGGAACCGGTTTACATCTATATCACGTGCTTTTGGAGATGGTTCAAAATTACTGCCAGAAGACCACGTGTTGACTGGCTTTGCTGGTGGTTCTAAGAAACCACGAAGTCAAGTTTCATACTCAGTTTCTCCTAAAAGTGAGGAACTTGGCATAAAAAACAAAGGTCATTTCCGCAAGATACAATCTCATGTTAGTGCAAAGATAAATGATGCAAAGAAACTTCCTGATAGTTCTAGAAGTGGGCATAGCAGCCCGGAGTCATTGACTTGCGTTGCAAATGTTCTTGTTACAGTGGGTGATAGAGGTTGGAGGGAGTATGATACCCAGATCACAATGGATTCCGATGGTCAGAGTGAAAGGAGGATATGCGTGAAACTTGCTGAAGGGACCAAGTATGCTCACAAGGTCTGTCAAGTTTTGCAGCCTGGGGCCACAAACCGCTATACACATGCCATGATGTGGAAAGGTGGTGCTGAATGGTGCCTGGAATTTCCTGACAGAAGCCAGTGGTTGATTTTCAAGCAAATGCACGATGAGTGCTATAGCCATAACATCAGAGCTGCTTCTGTGAGAAACATTCCAATCCCTGGTGTCCATTTGGTTGAAAtccatgatgataatgatgtggtATCCTTTGTGCAATCTGAAGCTTATCTTGTTCACATCGGAACAGATGTTGAAATTGCTCTTGATCAATCCCGTGTGTTATATGACATGGACAGCGATGATGAAGAGTGGATATCAAGCTGGCGGAAATCCTTAGTAAGAGACAACACCACCACACTTCAGTTTGCAGAAGATTTGTTTGAGAGGGTTATGGACAAACTAGAGAAGTTTGCATATAGCCACAACTGTAATGGACTCAGCATTGATCAGATGAAGGAACTGGAGACTGATGATGTACCTCTGCACACTATTGAAGTGATACATGCATATTGGCAAGACAAGAGGCAGAAAAGGGGAATGCCACTTATTCGACATTTTCAG TCGGCTATGTGGAAGATCTACGAGCAGCAGCTGCATGAATGGGAATCAAAAGTATGCAGAATGCAGAGTTCGTCAAATGGGTACCAAGAAAAGAAATTGCCTCCCAAGCCTGCATTGTTTGCCTTCTGTTTGAGGCCTCGTGGACTCCATGTACCATACAAGGGGCCAAAGCAGCGTTCTCATAAGAAGCTTATGTCCACAGGCTGCCATAGCTTTTCAAGAGAGCATGATGGCTTTTACCGGCAAG TATCAGGCAGGAGATACAATGAATGCACTGGGGATGGGAGGATAAGCGAATCGTATGACACTGGTTCTCTTTACTCCCCAACAGGGTACTCTCCCAGGTTCTCTACAAGAACAGATTCTCCTCGGGCATTCGAGTCCTCAGAACGAAGCTCCACACCAAGATTTTCCAGGAACAACAGTAGCACCAAAAGGAGCGCAGCCCTTGCTTTCTCCGACGACCACCAGCCATCACCTTCCTGCCGCCCCCAGAGAGCGAAACGGAGCGCGCACGACCACTGGAACGCTGCTATCCACGACTGGCAGAACTCGAAGCACCTCTTCCCGGGCTCCTCCCGCGTCGACGTCGAGGAGCTGAAGCTGCGGGACGCCGCGGGCGCAGCGCAGCACGCCGCCGCCATGGCGAGGCTCAAGAGGGAGAAGGCCCACTGCCTGATGCAGAAGGCTGACCTCGCCCTCCACAGGGCCACGGTAGCCCTCATGATTGCCGACGCGATCAAATCATCTGGCAGGGACACGACCCGGGACGGCCGAAGGGATTCGAGGAACGAGGAGCGCTGA